The proteins below come from a single Triticum aestivum cultivar Chinese Spring chromosome 5D, IWGSC CS RefSeq v2.1, whole genome shotgun sequence genomic window:
- the LOC123121615 gene encoding uncharacterized protein has protein sequence MEFSRRGPATDDPPPHGEAMLVMRDALLWQLQKDRLRQEIIMAELCKIEGAMALRAVSGHHSTPMPHDSMPQHKGPVFSWEHDVGVGEENDVKLPSNYGRQSAEPRFWNPVAEDRAEKCWNPCKCRVNSGEHNSAFDEHKLQDSSENVPPNKASPAEKWELTGITIPVKKPKPPMSPRKRKKPPMRWTCPVCQVQAKSAHKHCAGKKHQSNIATLESNIKAISYQKPPLAGCSICQVMCGTESDLEIHMKGKRHLKKIQALFEESNNNSINSESLKANLNTDSRMLHVEKMNCGLDLENHLRDERHQLNVRTLCETVNQEENSPPEIVKDQTPSSEWDCVKCQAKCNSDVHFENHCISRKHQQRTQVILSKDDITKTGRTHVILSEGDVTKMGNLHMEASCKEGSNNDMASNIAPQEAKSHESNVPEHAEKPPSVQSCNICQGICNCAPDFDMPQHVEETSCKLSWKSYLRPRDESLQLMDDWALREKINQDKSNPPEMSKDQISSSEWDCATCQAKCNSDPQTEHQCKSGKHQQKIDVTLHEGDIAEVSSLNAAPCKEDNNSHMDVAPWKAKSDECIVSQHVEKPPSVWSCSDCQVICARESDFEVHLKRERHLMKIGALLEESKNMAIAESQKANLYPDSMPQHVEKMNCKLDLENNLRDEGHQLNIRSPCKESNQMKNNPPEIANDQEPPSEWDCAMCQEKCNSESQIEHHCESRRNQQKTDVILREGDIAIVNSLHIAASCKEGDNNSTGITPPEAKSDENNVQQHAEKPPPAWDCSDCQVTCNRESDLVFHLNGKRHLKKFRALLEESKNKAMNSESQTANLNQDSVPQHADKTNCKPNWESYIRLRDEKHQLNVQALGEAINQDKNSPAKKDQILSSEWDCAMCQAKCNSKAQLEHHCTGRKHQQKTQVVHGGGDIAEVSSSNDIATNVVSRDAKSHEKNVPRHAEKSPLVGCSICQVICGRESDLEIHLKAKRHLKKIRALFEESKKAINSESLKANLNRDSRPPHVEKMNCDLDSENHLRDERHQLNVRTLCETINQEESSPPEIVKDQTPSREWDCAMCQAKCNSKAHFENHCISRKHLQRTQVILSEGDITKMGNLHMEASCRGSNTDMASNVASQEEKSHESNVPEHESPSVKSCSICQGICNCESDLDILLMSKRIRAVAEECKNTAMGSESQKAMLNPNDVPQHLEETSCELNWESYPRLGDERLQPMDDQALFRRINQDENNPPEITKDQIPSSEWDCATCQAKCNSKAQFENHCISRKHQRKAQVMLARGDLS, from the exons ATGGAGTTCTCCCGCCGCGGCCCAGCCACCGACGACCCTCCGCCGCACG GGGAGGCAATGCTGGTGATGAGGGATGCTTTGCTGTGGCAGCTCCAGAAGGACCGCCTTCGCCAGGAGATCATCATGGCCGAGCTGTGCAAGATTGAGGGCGCCATGGCCCTGCGCGCTGTGTCCGGTCACCACAGCACGCCGATGCCCCATGACAGCATGCCGCAGCACAAAGGACCCGTCTTCAGCTGGGAACACGACGTCGGCGTGGGTGAGGAAAATGATGTGAAGCTACCAAGCAACTATGGAAGGCAGAGTGCAGAACCCAGATTTTGGAACCCCGTCGCAGAAGATCGCGCGGAAAAATGCTGGAACCCGTGCAAATGCAGGGTTAATTCGGGTGAACATAACTCAGCATTTGATGAACATAAACTGCAGGATTCCAGTGAG AATGTTCCTCCAAATAAAGCATCGCCTGCGGAGAAGTGGGAACTGACAGGAATAACCATACCAGTTAAGAAGCCGAAGCCACCCATGAGCCCCAGAAAAAGAAAGAAGCCACCCATGAGATGGACTTGCCCGGTGTGCCAGGTACAGGCAAAGTCTGCGCATAAGCATTGTGCTGGGAAGAAGCACCAGTCAAATATAGCAACATTGGAATCAAACATTAAGGCCATCAGTTATCAGAAGCCACCTTTAGCAGGTTGCAGCATTTGTCAAGTTATGTGTGGCACCGAATCAGATCTTGAGATCCACATGAAAGGTAAAAGGCACTTAAAGAAGATTCAAGCTCTATtcgaagaaagcaataacaactcAATCAATTCTGAGTCTCTGAAAGCAAACTTGAACACAGACAGCAGGATGCTACATGTGGAGAAAATGAACTGTGGCCTAGACTTGGAGAACCATCTCAGAGATGAAAGACACCAACTGAATGTTCGGACACTTTGCGAAACAGTCAACCAAGAGGAGAACAGTCCACCAGAAATTGTCAAGGACCAAACACCATCCTCAGAATGGGATTGTGTTAAGTGTCAGGCCAAATGTAACTCTGATGTCCATTTTGAGAATCACTGCATAAGCAGAAAGCATCAACAGAGGACCCAGGTGATACTTAGCAAAGACGATATCACGAAAACAGGCAGGACCCATGTGATACTCAGTGAAGGCGATGTCACGAAAATGGGCAATCTCCACATGGAAGCATCATGCAAAGAAGGCAGTAACAATGATATGGCAAGTAACATTGCGCCACAGGAAGCAAAATCGCATGAGAGCAATGTGCCAGAGCATGCAGAGAAACCACCTTCAGTACAGAGTTGCAACATTTGCCAAGGTATCTGTAACTGCGCACCAGATTTTGATATGCCGCAACATGTGGAGGAGACGAGTTGCAAATTAAGCTGGAAGAGCTACCTCAGACCCAGAGACGAGAGTCTCCAACTGATGGATGATTGGGCCCTTCGCGAAAAAATTAACCAAGATAAAAGCAATCCACCAGAAATGTCCAAGGACCAAATATCATCCTCAGAATGGGATTGCGCTACATGCCAGGCCAAATGTAACTCTGACCCTCAAACCGAGCATCAGTGTAAAAGCGGAAAGCATCAACAGAAGATCGATGTGACACTCCATGAAGGTGATATTGCCGAAGTTAGCAGTCTCAATGCAGCCCCATGCAAAGAAGACAATAACAGCCATATGGACGTTGCGCCATGGAAAGCAAAATCGGATGAGTGCATTGTGTCGCAGCATGTAGAGAAGCCACCTTCAGTATGGAGTTGCAGCGATTGCCAAGTTATCTGTGCCCGTGAATCAGATTTTGAGGTCCACCTGAAGCGTGAAAGGCACTTGATGAAGATTGGAGCCCTGCTTGAAGAAAGCAAGAACATGGCAATAGCCGAGTCACAGAAAGCAAACTTGTACCCGGACAGCATGCCGCAGCATGTGGAGAAAATGAATTGTAAATTAGACTTGGAGAACAACCTCAGAGATGAGGGACACCAACTAAATATTCGCTCCCCTTGCAAAGAAAGCAACCAAATGAAAAACAATCCTCCAGAAATTGCCAACGACCAAGAACCACCCTCAGAATGGGATTGTGCTATGTGTCAGGAAAAATGTAACTCTGAATCTCAGATTGAGCATCATTGTGAAAGCAGAAGGAATCAACAGAAGACCGACGTGATACTCCGCGAAGGCGATATTGCGATAGTGAACAGTCTCCACATCGCAGCCTCATGCAAGGAAGGCGATAACAACAGCACGGGCATTACACCACCGGAAGCAAAATCAGACGAGAACAATGTGCAGCAGCATGCAGAGAAGCCACCTCCGGCATGGGATTGCAGCGATTGCCAAGTTACGTGTAACCGCGAATCAGATTTGGTGTTCCACCTGAACGGTAAAAGGCACTTAAAGAAGTTTCGGGCCCTACTCGAAGAAAGCAAGAATAAGGCAATGAATTCTGAGTCACAGACAGCAAACTTGAACCAGGACAGTGTGCCGCAGCATGCAGATAAAACAAATTGCAAACCAAACTGGGAGAGCTACATTAGACTCAGAGACGAGAAACACCAACTCAATGTTCAGGCCCTTGGCGAAGCAATCAACCAAGACAAAAACAGTCCGGCAAAAAAGGACCAGATACTGTCCTCGGAATGGGACTGCGCGATGTGCCAGGCCAAATGTAACTCTAAAGCTCAACTTGAGCATCACTGCACAGGCAGAAAGCATCAGCAGAAGACCCAGGTTGTACATGGCGGAGGTGATATTGCAGAAGTAAGCAGTAGCAACGATATAGCGACGAACGTTGTGTCACGGGACGCAAAATCGCATGAAAAAAATGTGCCACGGCATGCAGAGAAGTCACCTTTAGTAGGTTGCAGCATTTGCCAAGTTATCTGTGGCCGCGAGTCAGATCTAGAGATCCACCTGAAGGCTAAAAGGCACTTAAAGAAGATTCGAGCTCTATTCGAAGAAAGCAAGAAGGCAATCAATTCAGAGTCTCTGAAAGCAAACTTGAACCGGGACAGCAGGCCGCCACATGTGGAGAAAATGAACTGTGACCTAGACTCGGAGAACCACCTTAGAGATGAAAGACACCAACTGAATGTTCGGACCCTTTGTGAAACAATCAACCAAGAGGAAAGCAGTCCACCAGAAATTGTCAAGGACCAAACACCATCCAGAGAATGGGACTGTGCTATGTGCCAAGCCAAATGTAACTCTAAAGCTCATTTTGAGAATCACTGCATAAGCAGAAAACATCTACAGAGGACCCAGGTGATACTCAGCGAAGGCGATATCACGAAAATGGGCAATCTCCACATGGAAGCATCATGCAGAGGCAGTAACACCGATATGGCAAGTAACGTTGCGTCACAGGAAGAAAAATCGCATGAGAGCAATGTGCCAGAGCATGAGTCACCTTCAGTAAAGAGTTGCAGCATTTGCCAAGGTATCTGTAACTGCGAATCAGATTTGGATATCCTCCTGATGAGTAAAAGGATCCGAGCTGTCGCAGAAGAATGCAAGAACACGGCAATGGGTTCTGAGTCACAGAAAGCAATGTTGAATCCAAACGACGTGCCACAACATTTAGAGGAAACGAGCTGCGAATTAAACTGGGAGAGCTACCCTAGACTCGGAGATGAGAGACTCCAGCCGATGGATGATCAGGCCCTTTTTCGAAGAATTAACCAAGATGAAAACAATCCACCGGAAATTACCAAGGATCAAATACCATCCTCAGAATGGGATTGTGCTACATGCCAGGCCAAATGTAACTCCAAGGCTCAATTTGAGAATCACTGCATAAGCAGAAAGCACCAAAGGAAGGCCCAGGTGATGCTTGCCAGAGGCGATTTGTCATGA
- the LOC123121616 gene encoding uncharacterized protein has translation MDDAGEPRLPRRKGTKRPPPSAPPPPPAQGGGRGRDRFDSLWRDYHDLLKETEAKKRRLERINQRKLGLLAEVKFLRKKYSSFAKDDSEQTHHRLKKKKAKQIPSILGINEGPSTSKNTNVDLNHDSAMNAEGAGFQGYQDHPEPGKLDQAGVDEDMMTSNINLSVYRDTENSPASDDKRAAAWQDRVALQV, from the exons ATGGACGACGCCGGGGAGCCGCGCCTGCCCAGGAGGAAGGGCACCAAGAGGCCCCCTccctcggcgccgccgccgccgcccgcccaggGCGGCGGCAGGGGGAGGGACAGGTTCGACTCCCTCTGGCGGGACTACCACGATTTGCTCAAG GAAACTGAGGCAAAGAAGAGGAGGCTAGAGCGCATAAACCAGCGAAAGCTTGGACTGCTCGCCGAAGTCAA ATTCTTGCGGAAGAAGTACAGTTCGTTTGCCAAGGATGATTCAGAGCAAACGCATCACAGGCTAAAGAAGAAGAAAGCTAAGCAAATCCCATCCATTCTGGGAATCAATGAAGGGCCGTCCACCagcaagaacacaaatgtggacttAAATCATGATTCTGCAATG AATGCTGAGGGAGCCGGTTTCCAGGGGTACCAGGACCATCCAGAACCTGGGAAGCTTGATCAGGCTGGTGTAGACGAAGATATGATGACCTCCAATATCAACTTATCAGTTTATAGGGATACAGAAAATTCCCCAGCCAGTGATGATAAGAGGGCAGCCGCATGGCAAGACCGGGTAGCCTTGCAGGTCTAG
- the LOC123124852 gene encoding zinc finger protein 346-like translates to MPLHGAAAAATDAGRSKPCPLSAEKLMSLQNAEFDEHKLPDSNKAVPPSKTSLAEKSELTGISIPVKKLKPPKKRNCTVCQVQATCEKNLQMHYAGQKHLANVATLGPGTKPSDQKAKAPVAEPSLGTEQKKTPSINWSCSTCHARGTSKSTFDAHLQGKRHQQNIAEASVKGDGDGNGNGAPKNAAAAGEAKSDDDTMPKRSEKPSPAWSCSICQTTCTCETDLKNHLRGARHREKVQSLLEESKNMARNPETNLKKNNAPQMVKNQGPHPAWNCTMCQAKCFSKSQFENHCSGSRHQQNIEAILGKRETARASSSRTANEPASDCKNASSEKAEKKATLYFCEVCNLLCGSSEMLVSHRYGKRHREKLSTRK, encoded by the exons ATGCCATTgcacggagcggctgcggctgcaACTGATGCTGGACGGTCTAAGCCGTGTCCGTTAAGCGCCGAGAAGCTCATGTCTCTACAGAATGCAGAGTTTGATGAGCATAAACTGCCTGACTCCAATAAG GCTGTTCCGCCGAGTAAGACGTCGCTTGCGGAGAAGTCGGAATTAACAGGAATAAGCATTCCAGTTAAGAAGCTCAAACCACCCAAGAAAAGGAACTGCACCGTCTGCCAGGTGCAAGCGACCTGTGAGAAGAACTTACAGATGCATTATGCTGGGCAGAAGCACTTGGCAAATGTAGCAACACTGGGCCCAGGAACTAAGCCAAGTGATCAGAAGGCGAAAGCACCAGTAGCAGAACCTTCTCTTGGCACAGAGCAGAAGAAAACACCCTCGATAAATTGGAGTTGCAGTACCTGCCACGCCCGCGGTACATCCAAATCGACATTTGATGCGCACCTCCAAGGCAAAAGACACCAGCAGAACATAGCAGAAGCATCCGTAAAAGGCGATGGCGATGGCAATGGCAATGGCGCACCGAAGAACGCCGCCGCGGCGGGGGAAGCAAAATCGGATGACGACACTATGCCGAAGCGTTCGGAGAAGCCATCACCGGCCTGGAGCTGTAGCATTTGCCAAACTACATGCACCTGCGAAACAGACTTGAAGAACCACCTGAGGGGCGCCAGACACCGAGAGAAGGTCCAGTCCCTGCTTGAAGAGAGCAAGAACATGGCAAGGAATCCTGAGACAAACTTGAAGAAAAACAATGCACCACAAATGGTCAAGAACCAAGGACCGCACCCGGCATGGAACTGCACGATGTGCCAGGCCAAATGTTTCTCCAAATCTCAGTTTGAGAATCATTGCAGTGGCAGCAGGCACCAACAGAATATCGAGGCGATACTCGGCAAACGCGAGACCGCGAGAGCGAGCAGCTCGAGGACTGCAAATGAACCAGCTTCGGACTGCAAGAACGCAAGCTCGGAGaaggcggagaagaaggcgacgCTGTACTTCTGCGAGGTCTGCAATTTGCTGTGTGGCAGCAGTGAGATGCTGGTAAGCCATCGTTATGGGAAGAGGCACCGGGAAAAGCTCAGCACAAGGAAATGA